Part of the Geitlerinema sp. PCC 9228 genome is shown below.
CTTGGGGTTCTACTTGCAACCCTTCCTGCAAGCAATCGTATCCCAAAGATAGGCAATACACATCCCCACCTCTCGAAAGTGCCGTTTCAATCAAAGGCGTTGCGTCGCTTTGAGCGGCATACAACCGAATGGTTTCTCCCCACCAGGGGTTGGCGAAATTGTCGATTAAAATTTGTTGCTGTTGCGTTTTGTGGATTTGAGCGGCAGCTAAATATTCCTGGAAACTGAGGTGAGCAAATTCGTAGGTTCCCAGTTCTTTTTCTACCAACAAACCACTGATGTCTTTAACATTTTCAAAAAATTGCTGCGGCTTTAGGGAAGGAGCCACCGTAGCCAGAGCTTCGCGAATTGCTGCTTCTCCCTCTTTCAGGGTAAAGCGGCGCGTTTCCCGTTGCATCATATCCAATGCCAGTACTTGCAGCACGGATTTCTGCTGTTCTGACGTCAGCGATGCCGGAATCTTTTTAGCTGCTTGGCGCGTTCCCAGCAATACGTCGCAAATCTTTTGATACAGTTCTACCCGCCTGCCTGGCAAGGCATTGCCGCAGTAGTGAACCGTAGCAATCATGGTCACCAACAGGGGATTGCTGGCCATTTTACGAATGGCTGGGGTTTTGATAATGCGATGGATTAGGTTTTCGGCGTTTTCGGTAGCTTCCTGACGCACGGCTGGGGTGTCGCGACCCAAACGAATTCTAATTTCTGTCTGCAAGTACCATTTGCGAATAAACTCGCTCATTTGTGCTAGGCTAAACGGCTGTACTTCCAGGACCAAACCAGCATCTACAGGCGCACTTTGGAAGCCGTGGGGTCGAGAAGTAATCAAAAATTGATTGTGACGGTAAGCTCGCATTTGGTCGTCAACCCACTGGCTCACTTTTTGGCGTTCGGTTTGATTGGCAACCTCATCCAACCCATCCAGCATGATTAAACATTTGCCCTGCTGCAATCGCTGCCGAAACCAATTGGGCGGTGGTGTTAGTTGTTGAAAGGCGGGTTGTTTTTTGACGGCTTGTTCTACGAGTTTGGGTAGGTCAGGTGGCGATTCTTGGATAATTTGCTGGCGAATTTCGCGCAAGTACAGCAAAATGGGAACAAGATTGGGAGCTTTGTGCTGGTGGTGTTTTCCTTTGGCGTAGATGAGGGCAACGTGTTGCAGGAGCGTGGTTTTTCCCGAACCCGGTGCCGCTACAATAGCCAGACGCTTGTAGGCAGAATCGCGAGAACTGGCAGCCAGAAAATGCCAAATTTGTTGCGTGGAACTGGTATCAATCTCTTTTGCCTCGGTTCCCCGTTCCGGAACCATATCCCGACTAATTTTCTCATGATGTTGCCATTGCACCTGCAACGGCACGAATACATCTTCCAGGTCTAAAACTGGTGTACCAACTTGAAATCCTTCTACTTTGATTTCTTGGTAGCTGTCTCGCAGGCTTTGGTAATATTTACTGGCAAATCCCGATAGTTTCCATTTTAGGGCTGTAGGCAAGCGATCGAAGTTCTCCAGCAAAAAATCAGCAAGTTTCTCGCCTCTTTTCTCTGCACCTTGATTAAATTTTTTTATAAATCCCTTACCAAAATTGGTCGCAAAGCCAGAAATGGCAGTTGTAATAAAGGAAATTCCCGCCTGCAGCCACTCCTGCTGCAAGACAAAATGTAGGGAAATGCCACCAAGGGCACCTGTCGGCATCCACGGTAGAAATTTTGCGATCGCTTGTTTCACGACCCCTCCCGATAAACGGTGTTTCAAGTATAAACAATCTCAAATATTCCATCAAATTCTCCCAAGCACCCACGCTCCCAAGCACCCACGCTCCCACGCACCCACGCTCCCACGCTCCTACTGCCGAATCCACCCGTTAATCGTAAAACGACTGTCAGCAAACTTCTGGGAAGGACAATGAATGGGCAACACCTCATGCATGTAGTGACTGGGGAAAAAGACGATGCTGTTGTTACGCGGTTCTACCGTTTTGTAGGTTTCGGCTTTGGTATAACGGTTGTTTTGTAGCTTGCTGTCGTAAATAACTAACTCGCCACCGTCAAATGGTTTGGGTTCTCGATAAAAATAATAGACGTAAGTTAGCACGCGGGTGGCTGTTTCCTTGCTGCCGTTGTCATTGTGGAGCTTGTAAAAATGACCGTCGTTGTGTGCCGTGAGTTGTGCTTCGATTTGAGAAACGGGAAATGGAGCAATTTCTAGTTTGGCACAAACCTCTGGCAATATCGCTTGCAGCCGACGTCGCATTAACTCGGAAAATTGGGGAAATGAATACAAAACTAGGGATTTGCGGTAATTTTCTGCCCCTGTGGAAGTGCTGGTGGGAACAAATTCGGATTCTCGCTGGATGGCGTGCGATCGCAATTTGTCTAATTCTTTCTGAGAAAAGAAATTATCGATTTGCCAATATTTCGCCGGAATTACCCCTGGTGACGCTGGTGTGGGTGCCGGTGCGGAATGGGTGGCTGAGTTGCCAGTTGCTGACTGCACGTATAAAGGGGGTTCGGTTATTAATCCCACCAATTGTTCGCTGGGAAAACACAAACAGCCGCGACCTTCGTTGACAGGAATTTGCAATAAAGTAGATTCGCTGGGACGATTGGCTAAAACCGACAGCAAACGTTTCAGCATCGGCGCGTCAGAGCTAAAATAGAGAACGTGTTGGTGTCCGCCGGCTAGCATGATGGTGGCTTTGACTTCTTGCGCTGGTGTAGGACTCGGTTTCATGATGGGAAAACGAACTCAATTCGCGATCGCGGCATTCAGTTTGTTGCTATTCTCTCATTTCCTCGTCCCCACCGTCAGGATCGAATCTTTTACGCTAAACTGTGTAATATTTAGAAATAAATTTTAGCGATAGTTTACATTGAACGAGGAACTATGAGCGTTCGTAAAGACACGATCTTCGAGCAATTCATTGCCCCAGTAGTGGGTTGGTTCGTTGATGAAGAGGAAACCAAACAACTGCGCGATCGCATTGACTGGGAAACCACCTGCGATCGCCTGCGTAACGATACCTTATCCTATCCCGACTACTACCGCCAAAGCAACTTCCACGGCATCGAAGGTGGCTACCTCACCATCGATGCTGCCGTTACCTACGACCCCATCACCCGCTATGCTGTGCCTCCCAACGAAACCTGGGTGCGCCAGGAAGCCTTGAAACGAGTTGGCGGTTCTCCCCGGCGTATCCTGGATTTGGGATGCGGCACGGGTTCCATGACCGTTATGCTGCAACAAGCCTTTCCCCAAGCAGAAGTCATCGGCATGGATTTGTCTCCCTACATGCTAGCGGTGGCGGAAGATAAGGCAAAAAATGCGCAAACCAACATCCAATGGATGCATGGCAACGCCGAAGCCACCGGATTTGATGACAATTCCTTCGACCTGGTGACCGCTGCCTTGCTGTTTCACGAAACGCCACCGGAAGTCAGCCGCCAAATTCTGCGGGAAGCTTGGCGGATTTTGCAGGGAAACGGCGAAATGTTGGTTCTCGACGGCAACCAGGAAACTTTGCGGGAGTTGGATTGGTTGCGCAATGTCTTTGAAGAACCTTACATCGAAGCGTACGCCAATGGTAATCTAGATGCTTGGATGGGTGCTGCTGATTTCGATGCTATTCGCACCGAGGAAGTTTGGTGGGTGCATCAGGTCACCCGAGGCATTAAGCCGATTCCCGGACAATCGCCGGACTATGCGCGATCGCAACCTATCACGGTTGAGGTAGAATCAGAAGGAGAAAATATCGCCGAAGCGCCAGCATGAGTTTAAAAGCCGTTTTATTCGACTTTAATGGCGTCATTATCGACGACGAACCCATTCACCACCAGCTGCTACAAGAGGTACTGGTGGAGGAAAATTTGCGTGCTGACTTAGAGGAAATTTACCAGGTTTGCTTGGGAAAAAGCGATCGCGTGGGATTGCGGGAACTGCTGGAAAAGAAAGGTCGCGTTGTCAGCGACGAATATATTTTAAAGCTCATGCAGCGCAAAAGCCAAGCCTACCAGGAAAAAATTGCTGCGACCACCAAACTTCCCATTTATCCCGATGCCGAACAGGTAATTTTTCAGCTGCGGGTGGCGAAAATACCACTAGCGGTGGTCAGCGGTGCGGTGCGTGTGGAAATCGAAACTGTTCTCACCCAAGCCAACCTGCGGGATGCGTTTTCTCTTTGGGTCGGCGGCGACGATATTACCGTTAGCAAACCCGAACCCGACGGCTATTTGCTGGCTGTGGAACGGTTCAACCAGCTAGACCCGAACTTGCAGCTACAACCAGAAGAGTGTTTGGTTATTGAAGACACTATGGCGGGGATTCAGGCAGCGCAAGCCGCTGGGATGCAGGTAGTGGGGGTGGCGCATACTTATCCGTTCCACATGCTGCATCGTTTGGCGGATTGGACGGTGGATTACCTGGGAGAATTGGAATTGGGTCGCATTCAACAAGCCTTTGGCGATGAGGTTTCGCCGGCTTTTCAGGCTTTTTCCTGAAAAATACGCCATAAAATTTGGTAAATAGCGGGGGAATCTGCTAGTATAATAGATGGCTTGTTGGGGAATTAGCTCAACTGGTAGAGCGCTGCGATCGCACCGCAGAGGTTAGGGGTTCGAGTCCCCTATTCTCCATTTGTGAATTGAGAAAATAATTTTCAGGCAAACAGGTGGGTGTATTTCCCAAATTGCTTTTCCTATTTCTATAAAGTTTTGCAAGATATAGAATCTGAAAGCTCCTCTTTTTAAGGTTTGCCCTGAAATTACAATAAGGGTGATGGCTGGGGATAGAAAGCGATCGCTCTTTTTTAGAAAACCGTAAAACATTCCCTAGGAAATTGCGATCGCAGTTTTGTATTTAACTAACGAAATGCCAAATGCGATCGCTATTAATTTTTGAGTTCTTCTAAAACTTCATCGGTAAACGGATCGTCTCCTGCTTGGAGTTGTTCGATCCATCCCTGCACTTGAGATTTACGTTCTTCATTGTATGTTCGGTTCACATAAAACTGAAAGTCATCTATTGCTCCTTGGATATCTCCAGTTAAAGCTCGTGCCAGTCCCCGGCTATCTCGGATGACTTCATTATCTGGAGCCAGGGAAACGGCTTTTTGGCAAGCAAACATCACATCTTCCGCACGGCGATGGAGGCTGCCAAACCAACACAAAACACCCCAGTCTCTTGCTGAAATTTCTAGATTGGGATCGCGTTCTAAAGCTTTGTTGAATGCTTGAATTGATTTGTCAATTTTGCTGTCTCTAGCTAATTGCTTGCCTTCTTCCACTTTCGCAGCTGCGACAAGCTGTTGGGTTATCGCGCTAACATTGCTCTCCACCTCTTTGGTACTCGGATCGAGATCGACATGGGGATTGAGTTGCAATGCTCGTTTGAACTTGCTTCTCGCCTCCTCTTCTTTTCCGTTTTGCGCGAAATCGCGACCCTGCCGCACCAAGGCAGGTGCGGCTTTGGCTTTGGGATCGAAGTCCCGAGAAGGATCCCACTTCTGTGCTTGCTCGAACTTTTTCACTGCTGTTGTAAAAATTCCCGCCTGAGCCAACTGTTCTGCTTGTGCGATGACAGCTGGTGCGGCGGCTGCAAGGCGTTTTTCCGTATGGCATACCGTCAGCGGTGCCAAATTATCGGGATGGTGAATGAAATAGTCGTGCAGCCACTGACAGCCACGCTTGGTTAGATTGTCTTGGTCGAAATTCCACAGGCGCACGGTGCCGTCTCCACTAGCAGAAGCCAGGGTGTCTCCGTCGGGGCTGAACGTTACATGATAAACCACACTCTGGTGACCTTCCAAGGTAGCGATGGGGAGTGCCGTCCCGCTGCCACAGGCGCACCGTGTTGTCTCTACTAGCAGAAGCCAGGGTGTCTCCGTCGGGGCTGAAAGTTACACGATAAATCACACTCTGGTGACCTTCCAGGGTCGCAATGGGGGTGCCGTCGCGCAGCCACAGGCGCACGGTGTTGTCTCCACTAGCAGAAGCGAGGGTGTCTCCGTTGGGGCTGAAAGTTACCTGCCTAACCCAACTCTGGTGACCTTCCAAGGTAGCGATGGGAGTGCCGTCCCGCTGCCACAGGCGCACCGTGCCGTCTCTACTAGCAGAAGCCAGGGTGTCTCCGTCGGGGCTGAACGTTACATGATAAACCACACTCTGGTGACCTTCCAAGGTAGCGATGGGNNNNNNNNNNNNNNNNNNNNNNNNNNNNNNNNNNNNNNNNNTGAGACCAGGGTGTTTCCGTCGGGGCTGAACGTTACATGAAAAATCGGACCCTGGTGACCTTCCAAGGTAGCGATGGGAGTGCCGTCTCGCTGCCACAGGCGCACCGTGCCATCCCAACTAGCAGAAGCCAGGGTGTCTCCATCGGGGCTGAACGTTACATGAGTAACATCATACTGGTGACCTTCCAGAGTAGCGATGGGGGTGTCGTCTCGCTGCCACAGGCGCACCGTGTTGTCTCCACTAGCAGAAGCCAGGGTGTCTCCGTTGGGGCTGAAGGTTACATGAGTAACATCATACTGGTGACCTTCCAGAGTAGCGATGGGAGTGCCGTCTCGCTGCCACAGGCGCACGGTGCCGTCGGAACTAGCAGAAGCCAGGGTGTCTCCGTCGGGGCTGAAGGTTACATTAACATCATCCTGGTGACCTTCTAGGGGAGCGATGGGGGTGCCGTCTCGCTGCCACAGGCGCACGGTGCCGTCTCTACTAGCAGAAGCCAGGGTGTCTCCATCGGGGCTGAACGTTACATGATTAACCCAACTCTGGTGACCTTCTAGGGGAACGATGGGGGTGCCGTCTCGCTGCCACAGGCGCACGGTGCCGTCGGAACTAGCAGAAGCCAGGGTGTCTCCATCGGGGCTGAACGTTACATGATTAACCCAACTCTGGTGACCTTCCAGAGTGGTAATGGGGGTGCCGTCTCGCTGCCACAGGCGCACGGTGCCGTCTCTACTAGCAGAAGCCAGGGTGTCTCCGTCGGGGCTGAACGTTACATGATTAACCCAACCCTGGTGACCTTCCAGAGTAGCGATGGGGGTGCCGTCGCGCTGCCACAGGCGCACGGTGTTGTCTCTACTAGCGGAAGCCAGGGTGTCTCCGTTGGGGCTGAACGTTACCTGATTCACCCAATCCTGGTGACCTTCCAGGGTAGTAATGAGGGTGCCGTCGCGCAGCCACAGGCGCACGGTGTTGTCTCTACTAGCGGAAGCCAGGGTGTCTCCGTTGGGGCTGAAGGTTACATGAGTAACATCATCCTGGTGACCTTCCAGAGTAGCAATGAGAGTGCCGTCTCGCTGCCACAGGCGCACNNNNNNNNNNNNNNNNNNNNNGGGGCTGAAGGTTACATGAGTAACATCATCCTGGTGACCTTCCAGAGTAGCAATGAGAGTGCCGTCTCGCTGCCACAGGCGCACCGTGCCGTCTCTACTAGCAGAAGCCAGGGTGTCTCCGTCGGGGCTGAACGTTACATGATTAACCCAACCCTGGTGACCTTCCAACCGGTTTTTTGCTCGGATGCTGTAGACAACCTGCCGCAACGCAGCGATCCCCCGCATTCGGGTTTCCCCAATGGCTTTTGGTTCGTATTTTTCAATCTTTTGAACTGTTTTTAACCCCTTGAGCAACGATTTAATTTCCAATCCTTGCCGCCGCAGGTTGTTCGTCTTCAGGCTGAGCGCCACAATTTCCGCATTTGCTTCCCTGCGTTGGGCTTCGCGACGCTGCATTTCCGACCATCCCGCCAAGCAAGCAAGGACCACTGCCGCCACCACCGACCCCCGCAACGTCCACTTCTGCCATTTCTTGCGGGTGCTCTCTTCTTGCTTCATCCGTTGCGCCAACCTTTCCAGGCGCTGTCGGTAATCGGCGTTGTACTTGCGCCGTACCAAATCCACCAAATAATCGTGAACCAGTTGATAGCGGTTTTCCGACTCCTGACGCCAGCACACCACCAGCCCCGACCCCACCAAAACCGTCAGTATCGGCTCCTCTAGCGAAACCGCCTTGCCACCCACCAACTGACGGTAGTCTGCCAGCACCTCTTCCAACTCTGCTTTGGTACGCATGGGGCGCGTTCCCTTTTCATCCGTCAGCGCTGCCAGCACTTGCCACGCTGCCTCGATATTTTCCTCACCGCAGTCCTCGACCACCATGGCAATCCACCGCTGCGCCAGTTGCTCTTTCGGGTTCTCGCCGAGCTGCTGGTACTGCGCCAACTGCGTTATTTCCTCTGCTTCCAACTGCGCTCCCACCACCTGCAACTCCACAGGACGCACTTCTCCCAAAGCGTCGGTTAAATCGGCGACAAACTGCTCCACCAAATCGGTTTCCAGCTTCCGATGACTCTGTTGCTTGTGTTGGGTCAGGTCGGCAACCACATCCCGCGCGGCTGCCGGTAAAAAGTTCCCCAAGTAGTACCGCCATTCGGCACGTAGGGGCAGTGCCTCCGTGCCTGCCCTGGGAGTATTTTGGGCTGTTCCCTGCTTTTGGGTGTAGCGCTCCAGCTCCAACAGTCGGTGCAGGTAGTCTTCTCGCAGCGACAGTATGACCTTCACGAACTGGAGGTCGGTGCCTTTCAAGCACTCTTGGAGAAAGGCATACAGTTCCTGACGAGTTTCCAGTTCGGGGTTGCTAAAGAAAAATTCCTCGAACTGGTCGAACACCAATACTGTCAACAGGCGATTTTCGGCGTTTCGTTGCAGTTGCGCCCGCAGGTCCGCCACCGATGCCAAGGGAGTATTCGGTTGCACCCTATCGGGATAGGTTTTCAATGCCTCGCTTATCTGTTTTCCCAACTCTCGCGCCCAGTTCCCGTAAACGCGGGTCAAAACCGGCAACACGGTGCGATCGCGCAGGGGACGCTGTTGCAAAGCAGGCACCAATCCCGCTTGCAGCAGCGAACTTTTCCCCACCCCCGACGGTCCGTAGAGAACGGTTAGTTTGTAGCGATCTTCGGGAATGCGGGTATTCGCCAGTTCGTCAATGTCCCCTTTTCGCCCCGAAACCACCGGTTCTTGTTTGTCCGTTCCCTCCCTAACTACCTGGGGTTGCAGGATTCCCGCTCCCACAAATGCCCGAAAGCCAAACTGAAACTCGATCGCTAGGCATTGCTGCTTGATTTCAAACGCCCGTACGTATTCCTTTTGGGCGTAGTGCCAATCTCGCAACGCTTGCAACACGCGCACGTAATTGCTGGGGTCGCGTTCTGGAGAGGTTGTGGAACGCGCCTTTTCCAGAATCGAAATCGCCTGGTCAAGATTGCCCAGTTCTTTGCGCGCCTGGGCTGCCAGCAAACAGTATGGAAGGCTCGACGAACGCGGTTCCGGACTCTGCTGCCAAGCTGCCAACGCTGCATCCGCGCATTCTTTCACCTGCTGCCACTGCCCTCGTTGTGCTGCCACCCTGGCCAAAAATCCCCAATCTCGCGCCAAATTCGCCGCATCGTCTTGGTGCCATGCCAACCACTGCCGGGCGTTTTCTTCCAGTTCCTGCCAAGCTTCCAACGACACCAGAACCTCGCCCAACTTGCACGCAAATTTGGTTACCAGGTCGGGTCGCCCTGCTGCCTGGAACTGTTGCAGACCGCGTTCCAACTCGGTTTTGGCTGCTTCCCAATCTGCTTTCCCTTGGTACGCCCATCCCCGATAAAAGCGCACGATGCCGGCTCTGACGCCAAAAGGTGTTTCGCGAAACGCCCCTACATTGGTTTCGGCATTCTCTTCCCAAAACGCCAAACTTTCGTCGTAATGCGCGATCGCTTCATCCCAGGCTTGCTGTTGGTAGCACCGAAGACCCCTAGCAAAAGCCAAACTTGCTTCAATATCCGGTTCCAGGGAAATATCCCGTTCCCGGACATCCTGCAGGGCAAACGCCATTTCAACGTTTTCTCGCGATGCCACCGGTTCCACGTCAAACTTGCCGGTTGCCAACACGCCATCGAACAAGCGATCGCAATACTGGCGCAAAAACGCCACCAGCGCCTCATCTGGCAGTTGAAACCGCGTTGTCGTCGCCCAACTTTTGAAATCGGGAACCACGCGCACCAGCCGCCCAAAAACGCGATCGTCCGCCCACAGCAACAGCGGCAACCGAAAGTGACGGCGCAATTCTTCCCGCGCCATATTCGCCGACCCCAACACCGCATCGAGATTGTCTAGCTCTTCCAATCCCGTAATTGAGACGGCTGTTGGTTGAGAATCTTCCACCACACCCGCGATCGCAGGAAACAAAGCCATTGTCCTTCGATCTAAGGTCAATTCCCGCACCTGCCGCAGACCCTTCTGGTGTATTTCCCGACGCATCAAGTCCCGCAAATGATGGTAGTTGCACCGCAGCACCAGCAACACAAACTCATCCTGCAAACTCTCGATGGTCCAGGTTACCTCATCCAATGCCTCGCGATTGGCGGCAATAATGGCTTCTTCTAATTCTTGATGGGTCAACAAGCGATCGCTCATGATTGTTCTTGCAACTCCGGCAATCCTTCTAAGAGGGGATTTACGTCAAACCAACGACCGTACTCCTCATTCCGATACTCAAAAACAAACAAACTACGCAACAGGGTCTGAGATTCCATTTCACCCGCTACCTGCTTCGTCTGTGCCACCTTCCGCAACAAGCGCCACTCGTCCTCGGTAATAGCCAGGCGCAACTCGTCTCGCGCTTCCTGCACGGCAACTTCTACCATTTTCCGTGTAATCGGCAATTGCTTGTGTTTGCGCAGGCAGGCAAACACCAAACTCAGCAGCGTGCGTACGTGACCGCCACTTTTGTAGCACAACCAATCTAAGGTTTCCATGGAATCAAAAACGCGATCGACCCATTGTATTCGTTCTTCCGATGTTGCCTGGGGAAATGCCCGCGCCAAGACCATCTGTTTTAAGCGATCGAGGCCTTCTGTATAGGGTCTGCCATCGTGCAACCGCACTGGTACCATGGGCAACACGCTGGCACTGTTTCCGCCTCCCAGTCGGTTTTTTAGCGCCTGGTGTTCGTTGGAAAACAGCAACGCCAGGGGAATGGTATATACGAGATGGCACTGCAAGCTCCGCAGTTGGTCGCCTCGGCGCACGAACAGGTATTCTGGTAGGGTCAAGCCGCTGTCGAGTTTGCGATTGTCTACGCGATCGAGGTTATCCACGATAACCACCAAGCCTTGTTTTCCCCGTTGGCGCAGCTTTTCGTTTGCCGGAACCAGCAGTTCGTTGTTAATGCCGTCGATTAGCTGTTTTGTCTGCGGTTCTAGGTACTGTCGCAGTTGGCTGCGGAAGGTGGGACTTTCTTTGGCTTTCGCCGTAAGTTTGCCAATGCCTACAGAAATTTCCGCCTGTGTCTCGATGGGGGTTTGCAAAAAATTGGCGCACTCTTTCATCAGGTTGGTGAAATACCTGCCCACGAGCGGAATGCCGGCATCTCGGAGGTTTTCGCTTACCTGATGCGCGATCGCTAGCAATAAGTCGCTGACTTCGATATCGCTCTCTTCCAGTACGTTGGTCGATTCAAAGTAGGCGACATGAAACCCCCGATCTTCCAATTCAGCTTTCAGCCGCAGCAACTCTGTGGATTTCCCACACCCAATATGTCCGGTAAAAAGCTGACAGGTGGGGTCGGCATCCATGAACTCGATCGTTTCTCCCACTTCTGTCACAACTTCTGTGCCGCGCACTTGCGAAAAGTCAATGTAGTAGCGTCGGTCTTCAGGTTTTTTATAATCTAGCGTTTTCGACGGGTTGCAATCTCGAAAAAACTGCTTTACGTCTGGCTCCACGGCAATCTCTTATACTCGAACGATATTTGCCCCAAGTATAAATCCAGACTCCTGGAATCTTCCAGGGTTGTTTACAAAATGATTTATCAAAGTATTTTCAATGGACGAAATCGCTGCTGTCAGCCGTTCAGATGGGTCGCGATCGCATGTGTTTTTTCCATTTCCTGACAATTCCATCGATATTCCCCAAGCTGGCAACCTAATGTATTGTGAAGGAAAGGTAGTTTGTATCAAAAATTACATATAAGCGGTCAATACGACATTTAATTTGTTAATCGACAATTCAAATACATTGGACGTTCGCTTGGGGCGTTCTTCCATTACCATAGAATCTTGAAAACGAACGCAAATTGAAATAAATTTTAAAAGCCATGATATCTCTCTGGATCCGTCGAGCCGCTATCGTCCTGCTCGCGTGCAGCATCCTGTTCGTGGGACTGAGCAACGCGCCATCTGCCCGTGCAGAAGATTATACCAAGAGAAGTTTGGCAGAAGC
Proteins encoded:
- a CDS encoding GUN4 domain-containing protein — protein: MKHRLSGGVVKQAIAKFLPWMPTGALGGISLHFVLQQEWLQAGISFITTAISGFATNFGKGFIKKFNQGAEKRGEKLADFLLENFDRLPTALKWKLSGFASKYYQSLRDSYQEIKVEGFQVGTPVLDLEDVFVPLQVQWQHHEKISRDMVPERGTEAKEIDTSSTQQIWHFLAASSRDSAYKRLAIVAAPGSGKTTLLQHVALIYAKGKHHQHKAPNLVPILLYLREIRQQIIQESPPDLPKLVEQAVKKQPAFQQLTPPPNWFRQRLQQGKCLIMLDGLDEVANQTERQKVSQWVDDQMRAYRHNQFLITSRPHGFQSAPVDAGLVLEVQPFSLAQMSEFIRKWYLQTEIRIRLGRDTPAVRQEATENAENLIHRIIKTPAIRKMASNPLLVTMIATVHYCGNALPGRRVELYQKICDVLLGTRQAAKKIPASLTSEQQKSVLQVLALDMMQRETRRFTLKEGEAAIREALATVAPSLKPQQFFENVKDISGLLVEKELGTYEFAHLSFQEYLAAAQIHKTQQQQILIDNFANPWWGETIRLYAAQSDATPLIETALSRGGDVYCLSLGYDCLQEGLQVEPQVRQQLEDLLEEGLASKQQEIADMAAKVKLSRRLQDLLPIDETKDIDLRPVSRAEYQLYVRNCQNQNSENGSSLTRDTAQQAVLTSFRDASLFCTWLSLNEPVSGEQEASGYFYRLPTVEEAKTYALQKNKENDCWTGKNRGNGEGGIYLVRQQLPERYQQLFYYLATERWEEADKETAQVMLQVARKDKFLEIEDIKNFPCEDLRWLDWLWVQCSGGHYGFSVQKEIWYQKAKEISKVFYDRVGWNEGARVGRVGYYPYNPYVASVVRDLGGRKWSSLIYARLVNCNI
- a CDS encoding ATP-binding protein, producing MSDRLLTHQELEEAIIAANREALDEVTWTIESLQDEFVLLVLRCNYHHLRDLMRREIHQKGLRQVRELTLDRRTMALFPAIAGVVEDSQPTAVSITGLEELDNLDAVLGSANMAREELRRHFRLPLLLWADDRVFGRLVRVVPDFKSWATTTRFQLPDEALVAFLRQYCDRLFDGVLATGKFDVEPVASRENVEMAFALQDVRERDISLEPDIEASLAFARGLRCYQQQAWDEAIAHYDESLAFWEENAETNVGAFRETPFGVRAGIVRFYRGWAYQGKADWEAAKTELERGLQQFQAAGRPDLVTKFACKLGEVLVSLEAWQELEENARQWLAWHQDDAANLARDWGFLARVAAQRGQWQQVKECADAALAAWQQSPEPRSSSLPYCLLAAQARKELGNLDQAISILEKARSTTSPERDPSNYVRVLQALRDWHYAQKEYVRAFEIKQQCLAIEFQFGFRAFVGAGILQPQVVREGTDKQEPVVSGRKGDIDELANTRIPEDRYKLTVLYGPSGVGKSSLLQAGLVPALQQRPLRDRTVLPVLTRVYGNWARELGKQISEALKTYPDRVQPNTPLASVADLRAQLQRNAENRLLTVLVFDQFEEFFFSNPELETRQELYAFLQECLKGTDLQFVKVILSLREDYLHRLLELERYTQKQGTAQNTPRAGTEALPLRAEWRYYLGNFLPAAARDVVADLTQHKQQSHRKLETDLVEQFVADLTDALGEVRPVELQVVGAQLEAEEITQLAQYQQLGENPKEQLAQRWIAMVVEDCGEENIEAAWQVLAALTDEKGTRPMRTKAELEEVLADYRQLVGGKAVSLEEPILTVLVGSGLVVCWRQESENRYQLVHDYLVDLVRRKYNADYRQRLERLAQRMKQEESTRKKWQKWTLRGSVVAAVVLACLAGWSEMQRREAQRREANAEIVALSLKTNNLRRQGLEIKSLLKGLKTVQKIEKYEPKAIGETRMRGIAALRQVVYSIRAKNRLEGHQGWVNHVTFSPDGDTLASASRDGTVRLWQRDGTLIATLEGHQDDVTHVTFSP
- a CDS encoding WD40 repeat domain-containing protein, with translation PIATLEGHQSVVYHVTFSPDGDTLASASRDGTVRLWQRDGTPIATLEGHQSWVRQVTFSPNGDTLASASGDNTVRLWLRDGTPIATLEGHQSVIYRVTFSPDGDTLASASRDNTVRLWQRDGTPHRYLGRSPECGLSCNVQPRRRHPGFC
- a CDS encoding WD40 repeat domain-containing protein, with protein sequence VRLWQRDGTLIATLEGHQDDVTHVTFSPNGDTLASASRDNTVRLWLRDGTLITTLEGHQDWVNQVTFSPNGDTLASASRDNTVRLWQRDGTPIATLEGHQGWVNHVTFSPDGDTLASASRDGTVRLWQRDGTPITTLEGHQSWVNHVTFSPDGDTLASASSDGTVRLWQRDGTPIVPLEGHQSWVNHVTFSPDGDTLASASRDGTVRLWQRDGTPIAPLEGHQDDVNVTFSPDGDTLASASSDGTVRLWQRDGTPIATLEGHQYDVTHVTFSPNGDTLASASGDNTVRLWQRDDTPIATLEGHQYDVTHVTFSPDGDTLASASWDGTVRLWQRDGTPIATLEGHQGPIFHVTFSPDGNTLVS
- a CDS encoding class I SAM-dependent methyltransferase, whose translation is MSVRKDTIFEQFIAPVVGWFVDEEETKQLRDRIDWETTCDRLRNDTLSYPDYYRQSNFHGIEGGYLTIDAAVTYDPITRYAVPPNETWVRQEALKRVGGSPRRILDLGCGTGSMTVMLQQAFPQAEVIGMDLSPYMLAVAEDKAKNAQTNIQWMHGNAEATGFDDNSFDLVTAALLFHETPPEVSRQILREAWRILQGNGEMLVLDGNQETLRELDWLRNVFEEPYIEAYANGNLDAWMGAADFDAIRTEEVWWVHQVTRGIKPIPGQSPDYARSQPITVEVESEGENIAEAPA
- a CDS encoding 2OG-Fe(II) oxygenase; amino-acid sequence: MKPSPTPAQEVKATIMLAGGHQHVLYFSSDAPMLKRLLSVLANRPSESTLLQIPVNEGRGCLCFPSEQLVGLITEPPLYVQSATGNSATHSAPAPTPASPGVIPAKYWQIDNFFSQKELDKLRSHAIQRESEFVPTSTSTGAENYRKSLVLYSFPQFSELMRRRLQAILPEVCAKLEIAPFPVSQIEAQLTAHNDGHFYKLHNDNGSKETATRVLTYVYYFYREPKPFDGGELVIYDSKLQNNRYTKAETYKTVEPRNNSIVFFPSHYMHEVLPIHCPSQKFADSRFTINGWIRQ
- a CDS encoding HAD family phosphatase; this translates as MSLKAVLFDFNGVIIDDEPIHHQLLQEVLVEENLRADLEEIYQVCLGKSDRVGLRELLEKKGRVVSDEYILKLMQRKSQAYQEKIAATTKLPIYPDAEQVIFQLRVAKIPLAVVSGAVRVEIETVLTQANLRDAFSLWVGGDDITVSKPEPDGYLLAVERFNQLDPNLQLQPEECLVIEDTMAGIQAAQAAGMQVVGVAHTYPFHMLHRLADWTVDYLGELELGRIQQAFGDEVSPAFQAFS